TTTTCTTTCTTAATCATAGATAAATATGACAAATTTTCAGCAAAGTATTGACGTAATAAATGGGCAGGAATACAATCATTGTTATTAAGCATAGCAAATACATAGGAATAATTGAAAATTGAAAGGTATGTACATATGAACTTAGACTGGGAGTTTATTGTAGAAAGCTTGCCGCTATATGGAGAAGCCATGTGGCTGACGTTGAAGATTGCCTTTTTTGCTATTCTGTTTTCATTAGTCGTCGGTTTGCTGTGTAGCATAGTGCTGTATTACAGGGTGAGAGGAATTAGTGGAATTATTGTAGCCTATATCGAGCTTTCCCGAAATACGCCGCTGCTTGTACAGTTATATTTTCTGTACTACGGGTTTACGAAGATAGGTCTGCATATGAGCGAAATGACGTGTGCTATTGTGGGCATGACCTTTTTGGGCGGGGGCTATATGACTGAGGCGTTCCGTGGTGGAATCGAAGCTGTGAGTAAAACCCAAACTGAATCCGGGCTGAGTCTCGGACTGTCCAAGATACAACTGGCAAGATATGTTATTTTTCCGCAGGCATTTGCCATCAGTATTCCGTCTTTGGGAGCCAATGCAATCTTTCTGCTCAAGGAAACTTCCATTGTGGGTGCCATTGCTTTACTAGATCTGATGAATGTGGCAAAGGACCTGATCGGTATGTACTACAAAACGACAGAATCGTTGATTCTGCTGGTATTGGCATATCTCGTTTTGCTTTTACCTTTGTCGATGCTGCTGACGTGGGTGGAAAGGAAGGTGCGATATGCTGAGTTCGGGGATTAATGTGCTTTTTGAGGGTTCGAATTTTGAGCGTCTGTTAGGGGGATTGCTGGTTACGCTGGAAATTGCATTACTCTCCATTATTATCGGTACGCTGCTAGGCATTTTGATGGGTCTGCTCCGCACTTTACAATCAAGACCAATTCGATTTGTGCTGAAATTTTATTTGGAGACATTTCGCATTATTCCGATTTTAGTGTGGTTGTATGTCGTGTATTTTGGATTTACGCCTTTGCTGAATGTGAATATCAGCGGGGAACTAACGGCCGTTATCGTATTCAGTCTGTGGGGAGCAGCCGAGATTGGTGACATCGTACGTGGTGCGCTGGAATCACTGCCTAAGCATCAGGTGGAATCCGGGCAGGCATTAGGGCTAACCTATTGGCAATTATACCGTCATGTGCTCATTCCCCAAGCGGTGCGCCGAATGCTTCCGGGTTCTATTAATCTGGCGACACGGATGATCAAAACCACGTCACTCGTGGTACTGATCGGTGTAGTGGAAGTGGTCAAGGTTGGGCAGCAGATTATTGAGCTTGGTGTAATCAAAGCGCCTTCGGCATCCTTTTGGGTGTATGGCTTTATTTTTATATTGTATTTTCTCGTATGTTATCCGTTATCCAGACTTTCCAAAAGATTTGAACGCAGATGGCAAAATTAGCAGGATGGGGTGGTGTCATGGAAGAGGCTGTGGAGGTTTTATTGGAAATTCGAGGGCTGGACAAAAGCTTCGGCGACCGAAAAGTGCTGCAGCAGATTAGTCTGGACGTAAGGAAAGGGGAAGTCGTGGTCATTCTCGGTCCTTCGGGATGTGGAAAAAGCACGCTTCTTCGGTGCCTCAATGGTCTGGAGCCAGTCCAGGGCGGAGATATCCGTTATAGAGGACAGGATTTGACAGATAAAAAGGTGAATTGGCGTGAGGTGCGGCAGCATATCGGAATGGTGTTCCAAAACTATGAGCTGTTTCCGCATATGACCGTCTTGGAAAATATATTGCTCGGTCCGCTTAAGGTTCAGCGGCGAAACAAGCAGGAGGCGCTTGCGCAAGCGGAGCAGCTATTGGAGCGAGTCGGTCTGCTGGATCGCAAGGATGCGTATCCGCGACAATTATCAGGCGGGCAAAAGCAACGGATTGCGATTGTGCGCGCCCTGTGTATGAATCCTGAAATTATGCTTTTTGATGAGGTCACCGCATCCTTGGACCCGGAAATGGTCAGAGAGGTGCTGGATGTCATGCGAGAGCTGGCCCAACAGGGGATGACGATGATTATCGTGACGCATGAGATGGGGTTTGCCAAGTCGGTAGGAGATCGTATCGTTTTTATGGATCAAGGACAGATATGTGAAATGACTACACCAC
This window of the Paenibacillus polymyxa genome carries:
- a CDS encoding amino acid ABC transporter permease, whose protein sequence is MLSSGINVLFEGSNFERLLGGLLVTLEIALLSIIIGTLLGILMGLLRTLQSRPIRFVLKFYLETFRIIPILVWLYVVYFGFTPLLNVNISGELTAVIVFSLWGAAEIGDIVRGALESLPKHQVESGQALGLTYWQLYRHVLIPQAVRRMLPGSINLATRMIKTTSLVVLIGVVEVVKVGQQIIELGVIKAPSASFWVYGFIFILYFLVCYPLSRLSKRFERRWQN
- a CDS encoding amino acid ABC transporter ATP-binding protein, with the protein product MEEAVEVLLEIRGLDKSFGDRKVLQQISLDVRKGEVVVILGPSGCGKSTLLRCLNGLEPVQGGDIRYRGQDLTDKKVNWREVRQHIGMVFQNYELFPHMTVLENILLGPLKVQRRNKQEALAQAEQLLERVGLLDRKDAYPRQLSGGQKQRIAIVRALCMNPEIMLFDEVTASLDPEMVREVLDVMRELAQQGMTMIIVTHEMGFAKSVGDRIVFMDQGQICEMTTPQQFFTQPETERAQHFLDIFQYETI
- a CDS encoding amino acid ABC transporter permease, which translates into the protein MNLDWEFIVESLPLYGEAMWLTLKIAFFAILFSLVVGLLCSIVLYYRVRGISGIIVAYIELSRNTPLLVQLYFLYYGFTKIGLHMSEMTCAIVGMTFLGGGYMTEAFRGGIEAVSKTQTESGLSLGLSKIQLARYVIFPQAFAISIPSLGANAIFLLKETSIVGAIALLDLMNVAKDLIGMYYKTTESLILLVLAYLVLLLPLSMLLTWVERKVRYAEFGD